CTCCACTGCCGGATGTACCTTCGCCTTCATGCGCTTCGCTATCCAGATGGTGCAGAAAAACCAGATTGAGCAGATGATGATATTTCCAAGTCCACTTGTGATAAACAGAAAGTCAGAGACTTCACGGTTTGTCAGGTCGGTGTAGCCAAACCATGCTGGATCAAGGGCCAATTTCACAAAGGCCGAGAACGTAAATCCCACGACAAGGCTGCTCCAGGCGGCCCACCGCGGGGCACCCTTGAAAAAGATGCCCCAGACCAATGGCATCGCGTACGGGATCGCGATCAAGGATCCAAACAGGATCATGATTTCAAACAGGTTGAAATCCTTGATGGAACGGATGGCCAGCGCGGACAGGATGATCATAAACCCAAACAGCGCCGAGGCAATTTTTCCAGCAACCAGAAGCTCCTTGGCCGAGGCCGCCTTGCGCAGGATGGGCTGGTAGAAGTTCTTGATAATGATGCCCGCATTCCGGTTCAAGCCGGAGTCCATTGAGGATATTGTCGCCGCAAACAGCGCGCAGAGCAGGAGCCCGAGCATGCCCACCGGCATCAGCTCCAGACCGATGAAGACAAACGCTCCCTCATAGGCCTTGTCGCCTAGATTGGGGAAGACCGAGGTCAAGTCAGGCTGGATGATCCGTGCGGCCATCGGTGGAATGAACCAGATGAAGGGACCAATGAACATCAGTGCCGAGGCCATCAAGGCCGCTTTGCGCGCCTGCTTGTCATCCTTTACGCAAAGATAACGGTACGCGTCGAACATGTTGTTCAGCTTGAATGACTGGATCACAAAAGCCGCGAATATCCATATGTACACAAAAGTCGCATCCTCAGCTTCCCAGAATTTGAAATGGCTCGCCGGAAGTTTTTCCACAAATCCGGTAATTCCGCCCACTTCTGGATGACCAAGGGCTAAAACACAGGCGACTACCGTGATGCTCATCAAGAGTACAGTCTGCATGAAGTCCGAAGCAACAATGGCCCAAGAACCTCCAATGACCGACATGAACACCACGACAAAGCCGACAATCCAGATTGTCAGGTTCGGTGGAATGTTGAAGAATCCAGCCGCGATAATCGCCAGACCATTCAGCCAGATGCCCGCGTAAACCACGCTCATGGGAACCTGTAGCCACGTGAAGACCTGCTCGTTTGTCCGGCCGTAACGGTCGCGGACGCCTTCGATTGCCGTGATGTTGCGCATCCGGCGGAATTTGTAACTGGTGAACAGGTAATTGCAGAAGTATCCCAGTGCGTTCCCAAAGAAAATTGCCGCCACCAGAATACCATCGGTATAGGCTTTTCCGGCCGCTCCCGTGAAGGTCCATGCACTGAACTGCGTCATGAAGGCACTCGCCCCGACCAACCACCAGAGCATGCTTCCCCCCGCGCGAAAATAGTCGCTCGCGTCCTTGCTGAAGGCCCGGAAGATCACTCCCAGGCTGAGCTGAAAGCCAAAATAAAAGACAATGACCAGTAAGTCCCAGGATTCTAGATTAGTACCAAACATATGCGGGGTGTGGGGGGTAAAGTGTTATGGTTAATAATTATTAACCAGAGCTTTGCCCAATGTGGAGTGGGGGTGCAAGCTAAAAGGGTTGGCCGAGCTATTGGTAAACGGTGTCTGATCCTCAGGGATTGACTGAAGCGATAACCTTTTAGAAGCGTTTTTTTCCGGCGGGAGGCGGCCCGGACACCGCCAACGAGCAAAGAAATCCAACACTTCCGGAGCCGGAGCGATCGAGATTGATGACGATGTCGGTTCCCTGTACCGGGGCAACAGGGATTGAATCCCCGTAAAACAGACTTGGATAATAATTATTAACCCCCGCATCGGGTGCTTGCTGAGGGAAAAGGGAAATTCCCCGAATCTCTGGGGAAATCAGGCTGGATACTGTGGTTTGCGCACGAGAAGCGGGGCGCCCAGGCCGGCGACATAATCGGAAAAGTCCTGATTTTCGGGAGTTGAGCGAAGCGCGTATTGGACCATTCCCATTTTGGCATCGAGATTATCGACCATTGAAACAAAGACCGCTTCAGGGGTGGCGGCTTTCACGGCGGCCCCCCATTCAAGCTCGCCCTGGTGGGAGAGGATAATGTGTTCAAGGCGGTCGAGCAGATCCTCGCTGAGACCGGCCTTGATGGCGGCACGGCGGGTCTGACGGTAGCCGAGAACGACGTGGCCGTGAAGGTGTCCCAGCCGGCTCTTGGTGGTGGCAAGATCGCCAGTGTATTCAAGGGCTTTACCCAGATCGTGCAGGATGACACCCGCGAGGGCCAGATCGGGGTCAACTTCATCGTAAAGCGGTAGGAGGCTGACGCAGGCCCGGCACATGCGGACCGTGTGCTCCATAAGGCCGGAGCGGTAGGCATGGTGCATGGAAATGGCACCGGGGATGGTTTTGAATTCCTTTTCCAACTCGGACAGGGCGGAGTTGACCGTCTCCTTCAGGGGAGCGTGGTTGATTTTCGCGATGAAGCCCTGCAATTCCGTCCATAGTTCCTTGACCGGTATCGGGGCGCACTCAACCAGACGGTCGAGGTACCGCTGAACCTCTGATTCGTGGACCTTCTCGATATGGGTAATGCTTGGGGAAAACCGGTTTTGGTAGTAATCGGTTGATCCCTGAACGCGGTAAATTGTCCCCTCAACAGCATTCAGGAAGAGCTGGTAATGCGATGAGTTACCAAAGCAAATGTAGTGAAAAACGCCTGACTTGTCCCCGAATTCAACCATGAGAAACTCGGAATCATTCCGGGCTTTCCGGATCGAGGATTTGCGAAGGACCACGACCGCCTCATAAGGGACCTTCTGGTCCTTCGGGAGTTCTTTCAGTTCGGCTACGGTATTCATAGTGCCGATGGGAACGCCAAGGGCGGAACAGGGCAACGGTTTTCGCCACCTGAATAGAGGTAGTTGGCTATACTAATTCACCCGGACCGGGATACTGAGCTCTTGATCATAGAACCACAACCGTTCCCCGAAGTCCCCGGATGACTCAAAGTAGAAGAGCCAGACCCCCCGGTTGATATGATAGACATAGGGGAAGACTGCCGAATTAGTGTAGAGGTCGCCCAACTCTGGCAGAATACTGTGGAAGTAGAGGTCTTCCCCGTTGCCAGGCCTCAAATAGAGCCAGCCCAGTTCTGAGTGACTCACCCACGGGGTGCCGGTTGCCACATAGGGACCGAACCAGGTTGAACTATGCC
This region of Oceanipulchritudo coccoides genomic DNA includes:
- a CDS encoding 3'-5' exoribonuclease YhaM family protein, giving the protein MNTVAELKELPKDQKVPYEAVVVLRKSSIRKARNDSEFLMVEFGDKSGVFHYICFGNSSHYQLFLNAVEGTIYRVQGSTDYYQNRFSPSITHIEKVHESEVQRYLDRLVECAPIPVKELWTELQGFIAKINHAPLKETVNSALSELEKEFKTIPGAISMHHAYRSGLMEHTVRMCRACVSLLPLYDEVDPDLALAGVILHDLGKALEYTGDLATTKSRLGHLHGHVVLGYRQTRRAAIKAGLSEDLLDRLEHIILSHQGELEWGAAVKAATPEAVFVSMVDNLDAKMGMVQYALRSTPENQDFSDYVAGLGAPLLVRKPQYPA
- a CDS encoding sodium:solute symporter family protein; this translates as MFGTNLESWDLLVIVFYFGFQLSLGVIFRAFSKDASDYFRAGGSMLWWLVGASAFMTQFSAWTFTGAAGKAYTDGILVAAIFFGNALGYFCNYLFTSYKFRRMRNITAIEGVRDRYGRTNEQVFTWLQVPMSVVYAGIWLNGLAIIAAGFFNIPPNLTIWIVGFVVVFMSVIGGSWAIVASDFMQTVLLMSITVVACVLALGHPEVGGITGFVEKLPASHFKFWEAEDATFVYIWIFAAFVIQSFKLNNMFDAYRYLCVKDDKQARKAALMASALMFIGPFIWFIPPMAARIIQPDLTSVFPNLGDKAYEGAFVFIGLELMPVGMLGLLLCALFAATISSMDSGLNRNAGIIIKNFYQPILRKAASAKELLVAGKIASALFGFMIILSALAIRSIKDFNLFEIMILFGSLIAIPYAMPLVWGIFFKGAPRWAAWSSLVVGFTFSAFVKLALDPAWFGYTDLTNREVSDFLFITSGLGNIIICSIWFFCTIWIAKRMKAKVHPAVEDLFDRMNRPVDHSGEGGVDSDQMQARILGKLCFTYGGFITVLGMVIPNPLGGRFAFMFCGLLIVAVGGLLYRASKIHRKRDEANEASKETPTI